In the Oncorhynchus nerka isolate Pitt River linkage group LG2, Oner_Uvic_2.0, whole genome shotgun sequence genome, one interval contains:
- the rpn2 gene encoding dolichyl-diphosphooligosaccharide--protein glycosyltransferase subunit 2, which yields MAQPRLFSLVLLTVALGAQALTPSHHLSLSDVARLQALLSQPFTDLASAYYSIVGLSKLGASVADEHDACHFLKAQLDPMSVDSLFFAAEASQAISDCEIPVSNETRDILLAAVSEDSTVTQIFRAVSALSSLGLPLASQEVVGALVARIAKEDNVLAITTALQTATRLSQQADFGGILEEIEDLAARLDDLGGVYLQFEEGLEATALFVTAAYTLSDHVDTEPPLKEDQVIQLVNSVFSKKSWQSLSEAFSVACAAAALSNNRFQVPVIVSAQGPATVSHNQPILQLLVTDVLSNPLASASVVVESAQAVVSKNVILTQAPFSLRDGIFELNFMTSQPASGYYQFSVAITGDTRLVASQVELKVKVSTEVAITNMDLSVVDKDQSIGTKTSRVDYPFKAKGSFTADSHQNFAMTFQLVDVNTGVELTPHQTFVRLHNHKTGQEVVFVAEPDSKNLYKFELDIAERKSEFDSMSGTYALHLIVGDATLENPILWNVADVVLKFLDEEAPAAIQSKTLYMPKQDIQHLFREPEKKPPTVVSNAFTALVLSPFLLLLILWFKLGANISNFSLSPSAVLFHVGHACMLGLMYVYWTHLNMFQTLKYLAIIGSLTFLAGNRMLAQKAVKRIASK from the exons ATGGCCCAACCTC GTTTGTTCAGCTTGGTCCTCCTCACCGTGGCTCTCGGAGCCCAGGCTCTGACCCCATCCCATCACCTTTCCCTGTCAGACGTTGCGAGACTTCAAGCTCTCCTGAGCCAACCCTTCACAGACCTGGCATCAGCATACTACTCAATTGTTGGTCTAAGCAAGCTTGGAGCCTCAGTTGCTGATGAACAT GATGCCTGTCATTTCTTGAAGGCCCAACTGGACCCCATGAGTGTCGACTCCCTCTTCTTTGCTGCTGAGGCCAGTCAGGCCATCTCAGACTGTGAG ATCCCGGTGTCCAATGAGACCCGTGACATCCTTCTGGCAGCAGTCAGCGAGGACTCCACAGTCACGCAGATCTTCAGAGCTGTTAGCGCCCTCAGTTCCCTAGGGCTTCCTCTGGCTTCACAGGAAGTCGTCGGTGCCCTGGTCGCCCGTATTGCTAAAGAGGACAACGTCTTGGC GATCACCACAGCACTCCAGACTGCCACCCGTCTCTCCCAGCAGGCTGACTTTGGAGGAATCCTGGAGGAGATTGAG GATCTTGCAGCACGATTGGATGACTTGGGTGGAGTGTACCTCCAGTTCGAAGAGGGACTTGAGGCAACTGCCCTGTTTGTGACAGCAGCCTACACACTCTCAGACCATGTGGATACAGAGCCTCCTCTCAAAGAG GACCAGGTGATCCAGCTGGTGAACTCTGTGTTCAGTAAGAAGTCCTGGCAATCCCTGTCTGAGGCATTCAGCGTAGCCTGTGCTGCTGCCGCCCTATCCAACAACCGCTTCCAGGTGCCAGTCATCGTCAGCGCCCAGGGGCCTGCCACCGTCTCCCACAACCAGCCAATCCTGCAG CTTCTGGTGACTGATGTCCTCTCCAATCCTCTTGCCTCAGCCAGTGTGGTGGTGGAATCTGCTCAAGCTGTGGTCTCTAAGAACGTCATACTCACCCAGGCACCTTTCTCCCTCAGGGA TGGCATTTTTGAACTGAACTTCAtgactagccagccagccagtggaTATTACCAGTTCTCTGTGGCTATCACCGGGGACACCCGATTGGTTGCCAGTCAGGTTGAG CTAAAAGTGAAGGTGTCCACTGAGGTGGCCATCACTAATATGGACCTGTCCGTAGTGGATAAGGACCAGAGCATCGGCACCAAGACATCCAG GGTGGACTATCCCTTCAAGGCCAAGGGTTCTTTTACTGCAGACAGCCACCAGAACTTTGCCATGACATTCCAATTAGTGGATGTCAACACTGGAGTAGAGCTCACTCCCCATCAG ACCTTTGTGAGGTTGCACAATCATAAAACTGGCCAGGAGGTTGTGTTTGTGGCCGAGCCTGACAGTAAGAACCTTTACAAGTTTGAGCTAGACATAGCCGAGAGGAAGTCTGAGTTTGACTCAATGTCCGGAACATATGCCCTCCACCTAATTGTGGGAGATGCCACCTTGGAGAACCCCATTCTGTGGAACGTGGCTGACGTTGTCTTGAAGTTCCTTGATGAGGAGGCCCCAGCAGCCATCCAATCTAAGACCCTTTACATGCCTAAGCAAGATATCCAG CACCTGTTCCGGGAGCCAGAGAAGAAGCCACCCACAGTGGTGTCCAACGCCTTCACAGCCCTCGTCCTCTCACCCTTCCTGCTGCTGCTTATTCTG TGGTTCAAACTCGGGGCCAACATCTCGAACTTCAGCCTCTCCCCCAGCGCTGTCCTCTTCCATGTGGGCCACGCAT GCATGCTGGGACTGATGTATGTCTACTGGACTCACCTCAACATGTTCCAGACCCTCAAGTACCTGGCCATCATCGGCAGTCTCACCTTCCTGGCTGGAAACCGCATGTTGGCCCAGAAAGCAGTCAAGAG